Proteins encoded together in one Laspinema palackyanum D2c window:
- a CDS encoding DUF5615 family PIN-like protein — MAISYYFDAPVHRAIKIGLQLRGVEVMTAQEDNNSSAIDEIILSRSLQLKRPLVTTDHDFLVLAKNCVAQGEAFTGIFFLSPKVSIGYAIEELEVYAKIGELEDFANQVIFV; from the coding sequence ATGGCAATCTCCTACTATTTCGATGCTCCAGTCCATCGAGCGATTAAAATTGGTTTACAACTGAGAGGGGTTGAGGTTATGACCGCTCAAGAAGACAATAATAGTAGTGCTATTGATGAAATAATTTTGAGTCGTTCTTTGCAACTCAAGCGTCCTCTTGTAACCACAGATCACGATTTTTTAGTTTTAGCTAAAAATTGTGTTGCTCAAGGTGAAGCGTTTACAGGGATTTTCTTTTTAAGTCCTAAAGTTTCCATTGGTTATGCGATAGAAGAGTTAGAGGTTTACGCCAAAATTGGAGAATTAGAAGATTTCGCCAATCAAGTAATTTTTGTTTGA
- a CDS encoding HigA family addiction module antitoxin: MIRIPTHRPPTHPGEMLLEEFLKPMELAQRDLADAIYVPYQRVNEIINGRRGITTSTALRLAKFFDMAPDFWLNLQLRWDLYHTQQEEQEILKQISSGGNLLKFE, encoded by the coding sequence ATGATTCGCATTCCCACTCATCGCCCCCCGACTCATCCTGGCGAGATGCTTTTAGAAGAGTTTCTGAAGCCGATGGAACTGGCCCAACGAGACTTAGCTGATGCTATTTATGTGCCTTATCAGAGAGTCAATGAGATTATCAACGGGCGGCGAGGAATCACTACCAGTACCGCTCTACGGTTGGCTAAATTTTTTGATATGGCACCGGATTTTTGGCTGAATCTCCAACTGCGTTGGGATTTATATCATACCCAACAGGAAGAGCAAGAGATTCTGAAGCAAATTTCCTCTGGGGGCAATCTGCTAAAATTTGAGTAG
- a CDS encoding polysaccharide pyruvyl transferase family protein: MKLYYCKYPEGRQNFGDALNVWLWEQLLDGILDEDPSSVFVGIGTLLNNALASRTSKAKQRIIFSTGAGYEKQALSLDESYHIYCLRGPISAQLLGVDPGLAITDGALLLRKLIDLNPLPKKYKFSYMPHYDFAGDGWQNACDQQGFGYISPAWDRAKVITSIRETEVLISEAMHGAIVADALRVPWIAAKTHPAILELKWQDWCASVGLEYHPQTLGYLYHPRSSQGGWATGDASASVVDWVVSPAKQVRDWWRQRKAAQELSELAKTATPCLSSDVCLERLMTRLEEALEQFKQDYRQGKFQG, from the coding sequence ATGAAACTTTATTATTGTAAGTACCCAGAGGGACGGCAAAATTTTGGAGATGCCTTAAACGTCTGGCTTTGGGAGCAGTTGCTTGATGGGATCTTAGATGAAGATCCCAGTTCAGTCTTTGTCGGAATTGGCACCTTACTCAATAATGCCCTGGCATCAAGAACCTCAAAGGCAAAGCAAAGAATTATTTTTAGCACTGGGGCTGGCTATGAGAAGCAAGCCTTAAGTTTAGATGAATCCTATCACATTTACTGTTTACGAGGACCGATCTCTGCCCAACTTTTAGGGGTTGACCCCGGCCTAGCGATCACCGATGGTGCCCTTTTACTGCGTAAACTGATTGATCTCAATCCCCTGCCTAAGAAATATAAATTTTCCTATATGCCTCATTATGATTTTGCTGGCGATGGCTGGCAAAATGCCTGCGATCAACAGGGTTTCGGCTATATTAGTCCGGCCTGGGATCGGGCCAAAGTAATCACCAGCATTCGCGAAACCGAGGTTCTAATTTCCGAAGCCATGCACGGGGCAATTGTCGCTGATGCGTTACGAGTTCCTTGGATTGCCGCCAAAACTCACCCGGCTATTTTGGAGCTCAAGTGGCAAGATTGGTGTGCTTCGGTGGGATTAGAATATCATCCTCAGACCCTGGGGTATCTCTATCACCCCCGCTCATCCCAGGGAGGCTGGGCGACAGGAGACGCTTCCGCCTCGGTCGTAGATTGGGTAGTATCTCCGGCAAAACAGGTGCGCGATTGGTGGCGACAACGGAAAGCGGCTCAGGAGCTCTCGGAGTTGGCTAAGACAGCAACTCCTTGTCTGAGTAGTGATGTCTGTCTAGAGAGACTAATGACGCGCTTAGAGGAAGCCTTGGAGCAGTTTAAACAGGATTATCGTCAAGGAAAGTTCCAGGGTTAA
- a CDS encoding type II toxin-antitoxin system VapB family antitoxin encodes MKNPIELNEELVEEALRLTNIQTEQELINFALAELIRNRKKRNLLELSGQIQFSTNYDYKSLRENRNVSD; translated from the coding sequence ATGAAAAATCCCATCGAACTTAATGAAGAATTGGTCGAAGAAGCATTGCGATTAACCAATATTCAAACAGAACAAGAATTAATTAATTTTGCTTTGGCAGAGTTAATCCGTAACCGCAAAAAACGCAATTTACTAGAGTTGAGCGGACAGATTCAATTCTCCACAAATTACGACTATAAATCCTTACGGGAAAACCGAAATGTTTCTGATTGA
- a CDS encoding transglutaminase domain-containing protein codes for MSFDSPVLSHQIDPWLRTIRPYGVYELHSMAFVGDALIAIDSARGYLLEIDCTNDNTKILNPYHASEFVDTTGLCFWEDTLWLTRENSVYFCENARSGLGIQELNPQHFVTLPYPANGVAVWGSTVYVSSQKTGYILIFNRKTGEEITRFYAPGIGVESLTVQAEYLWVSDSEEQTVYCLDRATGTVLFSVLTPFEHPSGLAFHRHPETGEEILYVAYASEEIYIRDDPNSADPHQLAFRDRTFIHPLHFHYHEDEYFALSNGYLMEISYVEELSPLDELDLTGLEWRIAFPAETPRQKLKKIEAIGLPFQEEILDGQRIAVFKFDSLKPHEARVFGWKALLEVRSIKYRLSPRDVENLPELPPEFADRYLVDNDNLAMETEIVRKAAVEAIGTETNLLRKVLSIRDYVYEKLDYGIKPHIDTPDIVLERGIGSCGEYVGLMLALLRLNGIACRTVGRYKCPPHPDRQGVPMQPDYNHVWLEFYIPGLGWIPMESNPDDNQDSGPNPMRFFMGLAWYHVELGKGIRFESLKLKGVPLHKSEIRLGDLAINHVRFTILGELPPPN; via the coding sequence ATGAGCTTTGATTCACCTGTTCTCTCCCATCAAATTGACCCCTGGTTACGCACGATTAGACCTTATGGCGTCTATGAGCTGCACTCTATGGCGTTTGTCGGTGATGCACTGATTGCCATTGATTCCGCCCGGGGCTATCTCCTAGAAATTGACTGTACCAACGACAACACCAAAATTCTCAATCCCTATCATGCTTCGGAATTTGTTGATACCACGGGCCTTTGCTTCTGGGAAGATACCCTCTGGCTAACCCGGGAAAACAGCGTTTATTTTTGTGAAAATGCTCGGTCCGGTTTGGGAATTCAAGAACTCAATCCTCAACATTTCGTCACCTTGCCCTATCCTGCCAATGGGGTAGCGGTTTGGGGTTCTACAGTTTATGTCAGTTCTCAAAAAACCGGCTACATTTTGATTTTTAACCGCAAAACTGGGGAGGAAATTACCCGGTTTTACGCCCCAGGAATTGGGGTGGAAAGTTTAACGGTCCAGGCAGAATACCTCTGGGTTTCCGATTCTGAGGAACAAACGGTTTACTGTCTCGATCGCGCCACGGGTACTGTCCTTTTTAGCGTCCTGACTCCCTTTGAACATCCCTCCGGTTTGGCCTTTCATCGCCATCCAGAAACCGGGGAAGAAATTCTCTATGTGGCTTATGCTTCGGAAGAAATCTATATTCGGGATGACCCGAATTCCGCCGATCCGCACCAATTGGCCTTTCGCGATCGCACGTTTATTCATCCGTTGCATTTTCATTACCATGAAGATGAGTATTTTGCTTTATCCAACGGCTATCTCATGGAAATTTCCTACGTTGAGGAACTCTCTCCCCTGGATGAGTTGGACCTCACCGGTTTGGAATGGCGGATTGCCTTTCCGGCAGAAACTCCCCGGCAAAAATTGAAGAAAATTGAGGCGATCGGACTGCCTTTTCAAGAAGAAATTCTCGATGGACAGCGAATTGCTGTATTTAAATTCGACAGTCTCAAACCTCATGAGGCGCGAGTCTTTGGGTGGAAAGCTTTGTTAGAGGTTCGGAGTATCAAGTACCGTCTTTCCCCTCGGGATGTGGAAAATCTGCCCGAACTGCCGCCAGAATTTGCCGATCGCTATTTAGTCGATAATGACAATCTGGCAATGGAGACGGAAATTGTTCGCAAGGCAGCAGTCGAGGCGATCGGGACCGAAACCAATCTCCTGCGAAAAGTCCTAAGTATTCGCGATTATGTCTACGAAAAACTCGACTACGGCATCAAACCCCACATTGATACCCCCGATATCGTCCTCGAACGCGGTATCGGTTCCTGTGGCGAATATGTGGGTTTAATGTTGGCCCTGTTGCGGTTAAATGGGATTGCCTGTCGCACCGTGGGACGTTACAAATGCCCCCCACACCCCGATCGCCAAGGGGTTCCCATGCAACCGGACTACAATCACGTCTGGTTGGAGTTCTACATTCCCGGATTGGGTTGGATCCCAATGGAATCCAATCCCGATGATAATCAAGATAGCGGCCCTAACCCCATGCGGTTTTTTATGGGATTAGCTTGGTATCATGTGGAATTGGGCAAAGGGATCCGGTTTGAAAGTCTCAAACTCAAGGGAGTCCCCTTACATAAAAGCGAGATCCGTCTGGGGGATTTGGCAATCAATCACGTCCGATTCACGATTTTAGGTGAACTGCCACCACCTAACTAA
- a CDS encoding glycosyltransferase, which yields MANGEHLPATLDEVSLPQVLPPILLPAFTRADLLRQVLDGLAQQSLRPPVIIAVVDGPRNEREQALVEETVQLLKDFSAIIPVELVRRSHNLGCDKNIVTAFNETFQTHDSLVYLEDDIVPNPCFYDRMCRLLAAYKNQKQVFSISAYSSIAGNTKDQIKADFFTSHRVFSWGYATWADRWQDIAMSEDKLYSNPFGVFYKIPPTIETQATIINQFWLEKQHTTDWVITMTLEALHQNRIHIIPKVSFVYNIGFGHPESKTYRGKEPAWVNAGYDPEACPNTLPPSLELLDCLQAPLTGSQLIQRLGRQKGLWLSPSAVLYLLRHYPGWSSWGSCLKLFTTRMPVLLKRWRSGQLI from the coding sequence ATGGCTAACGGGGAACACTTGCCAGCAACCTTGGATGAAGTCTCACTGCCTCAAGTCCTACCACCTATTCTGCTTCCCGCCTTCACCCGCGCCGATTTGCTCAGGCAAGTCCTCGATGGCCTCGCCCAACAATCTCTGCGTCCCCCGGTGATTATTGCTGTTGTCGATGGGCCGAGAAATGAGCGAGAACAGGCTTTAGTTGAGGAAACTGTGCAACTTCTTAAGGATTTCTCAGCTATTATTCCCGTTGAGCTAGTGCGGCGATCGCACAACTTAGGCTGTGATAAAAACATCGTTACTGCCTTCAACGAGACATTCCAAACCCATGACTCCCTCGTTTACCTAGAGGATGACATTGTTCCGAATCCTTGTTTTTATGACCGAATGTGTCGCCTATTAGCGGCCTATAAAAACCAAAAACAGGTTTTCTCGATTAGTGCTTATTCCTCAATTGCAGGCAACACCAAAGACCAAATCAAAGCCGATTTTTTTACCTCCCATCGGGTCTTTTCTTGGGGGTATGCCACCTGGGCAGATCGTTGGCAGGACATTGCTATGAGCGAAGATAAACTCTACTCTAACCCCTTTGGTGTATTTTATAAAATACCCCCGACAATAGAAACTCAGGCTACAATCATCAATCAATTTTGGCTGGAAAAACAACACACAACCGACTGGGTGATCACTATGACCCTGGAGGCACTCCATCAAAATAGAATACATATCATCCCGAAAGTGTCTTTTGTGTATAACATCGGCTTTGGCCACCCCGAGTCTAAAACCTATCGTGGCAAAGAACCAGCCTGGGTTAATGCTGGCTATGATCCCGAGGCTTGCCCGAATACATTACCGCCCAGTCTGGAACTGTTAGATTGCCTCCAGGCTCCCTTAACTGGCTCCCAGCTCATCCAGCGCCTGGGCAGACAGAAAGGGTTATGGCTCAGTCCCTCAGCCGTACTTTACTTATTGCGACACTATCCGGGTTGGTCCAGTTGGGGGTCTTGTCTCAAACTCTTTACCACTCGAATGCCAGTTCTCTTAAAACGTTGGCGCAGTGGGCAACTAATTTAA
- the vapC gene encoding type II toxin-antitoxin system VapC family toxin, whose amino-acid sequence MFLIDTSVWIAVFRDRTDAVRQSLSALINEQSIFLSRFTQMELLQGCRDEREWRLLETYLQDQDYIEPTPHTWVAAARIYYDLQRQGLTVRSSIDCCIAQLAIEHQLILIHNDRDFETIARVTSLNSLRFRPDDN is encoded by the coding sequence ATGTTTCTGATTGATACATCGGTTTGGATTGCGGTTTTCCGAGACAGGACTGATGCCGTCCGTCAATCTTTGTCAGCACTGATTAATGAGCAATCCATTTTTTTGAGCCGATTCACTCAGATGGAACTGTTGCAAGGTTGCCGAGATGAACGAGAGTGGAGGCTGTTAGAAACCTATCTGCAAGACCAAGACTACATCGAACCCACTCCTCATACTTGGGTTGCGGCTGCCCGAATTTATTACGATTTGCAACGACAGGGGTTAACGGTTAGAAGTAGTATCGATTGTTGTATTGCTCAACTTGCCATAGAACATCAGTTAATTTTAATTCATAATGACCGTGATTTTGAGACAATTGCAAGGGTGACAAGCCTTAATAGTTTGCGCTTTCGACCGGACGATAATTAA
- a CDS encoding NACHT C-terminal alpha/beta 1 domain-containing protein, translating to MSRGRLTGIRYPSLTALAPKPPKTSYPIVPTKPTPELIAFCQKLTREIAVAFLTEEPLEAPLKGFPPNQPNLISAIETGLKEI from the coding sequence CTGTCCCGAGGAAGACTCACCGGCATCCGCTACCCTAGCCTAACAGCGCTGGCACCAAAGCCCCCTAAAACCTCTTACCCTATCGTCCCTACGAAACCGACCCCAGAACTCATTGCTTTTTGCCAAAAACTGACCCGGGAAATAGCCGTAGCCTTCCTCACCGAGGAACCCCTAGAAGCGCCCTTAAAAGGCTTTCCTCCCAATCAACCGAATCTGATATCAGCCATTGAAACCGGGTTAAAGGAGATTTGA
- a CDS encoding DUF928 domain-containing protein, with protein MMMLSKSSFALISLSMAFSVAFGGSAGLTNPVHPGAAHRAIAQNELPTDWNVFETPEGAPGRRIGGGTRGNCPKSASGMIALVPENNLGLTLSDTPTFLFYVPKIEEASSGPIEMEFLLVDESDPENVQEIYQHRVPLPAGGGTIALTLPDDENLPPLQVNQLYSWYFSLICNPKASDPSILSLGGWIERVEPSPTLTQELEQLTSRDRIAVYEREILWFDAIGTLAQLLQDNPNDPILRPKWNALLESINLSEVAQAPFLNWEQEQTSNRDRP; from the coding sequence ATGATGATGTTGAGCAAGTCTTCTTTCGCCTTAATTTCCCTCTCGATGGCATTCTCTGTGGCATTCGGTGGGAGTGCCGGTTTGACTAACCCCGTGCACCCTGGTGCTGCTCACAGGGCGATCGCCCAAAATGAGTTACCCACGGATTGGAACGTATTTGAAACCCCCGAAGGCGCACCCGGACGACGAATTGGTGGCGGAACTCGGGGGAACTGTCCGAAGAGTGCATCCGGCATGATTGCCCTAGTTCCAGAGAATAACCTAGGACTGACCCTCTCGGATACCCCCACCTTCTTGTTTTACGTCCCTAAAATTGAGGAAGCGAGTTCCGGGCCCATTGAGATGGAATTTCTCCTAGTGGATGAATCGGACCCTGAAAACGTGCAAGAAATTTATCAGCACAGAGTTCCTTTACCCGCTGGCGGGGGAACCATCGCCCTGACCCTACCCGATGATGAGAATCTCCCCCCCTTGCAAGTCAATCAACTTTATAGTTGGTACTTCTCACTGATTTGCAATCCGAAAGCATCAGACCCCTCGATTTTATCCCTGGGAGGTTGGATAGAACGGGTGGAACCCTCACCGACGTTGACCCAGGAACTAGAACAACTCACATCCCGCGATCGCATTGCCGTTTACGAGCGGGAAATCCTGTGGTTTGACGCGATCGGCACCCTCGCCCAACTCCTCCAGGACAACCCCAACGACCCCATCTTACGGCCAAAATGGAATGCGCTCCTAGAATCCATCAACCTCTCAGAAGTTGCTCAGGCCCCTTTCCTCAATTGGGAGCAGGAGCAAACCTCCAACCGCGATCGACCGTAA